In Candidatus Tanganyikabacteria bacterium, the DNA window GCTGCGTCTGGGCTGCGAATCATCTCTCGATCTCGAGGGTCTGGCCGGGCTGCAGGCCGAAGCGGTCGATGGTGCCCGCCGGCAATTCCAGGACCGAGTGCGCATCCAGCGCGGCGCGTACGCGCATGGGCTTGACACCCGGGAAGGTCCGCACGATGCGGCCTTCAGGCGACAAGAATACCACGTCGATGGCGAAAGCCGGCCACAAGGTGTGGATGCTGTTGCAGGGTTCGATCAGCAACCCGTGGCCCTGCGGAAACTCGCGGATCCAGCCCAGCCCCACCAGGCGCGGGAGAAACCAGTCCGCGACGCGCAGGTGGGAGACGACCAGATCGGCGCCGCGCCTCACCATGGGGTCGCCCTTGCCGCCTTGCGGAGCGGCGGCGGCTCCGTGGGCCCCACTCTCGATGGGGTCGCCCTTGCCGCCTTGCGGAGCGGCGGCGGCTCCGTGGGCCCCACTCTCGATGGGGTCGCCCTTGCCGCCTTGCGGAGCGGCGGCGGCTCCGTGGGCCCCACTCTCACGTTTGCCCCGTCAAGATACTCAAGATCAAGGGACCGAAGATGATGATGAAGATGGTCGGGAAGATCAGGAAGGTGATCGGGAAGACCATCTTGAGGGGCGCCTTCTGCGCCTGCTCCTGGGCGGCTTGCCACCGCGCCTCGCGGATGACCGAACTCTGGACGCGCAACGTCTTCGACACCGAGGCGCCCATGGTTTCGGCCTGCACCAGGGCGATCGCCACGCTGTTGAGCTCCTTGAGGCCGACGCGGCGCCCCAGATCGCGCAGGGCCTCGCCGCGGGGGCGGCCCAGTTGCATCTCCTTGAGCGTGCGCTCGAGTTCGTCCTTCATCGGGTGTGGCTTCATGCGTTCGGCGACCTTCTGCAGGGCGCTCTGCAGGGACATGCCGGCCTCGACGCAGGTGGTGAGCAGATCCAGTGTGGTCGGCAGTTGCCGCAGGATCAGCCGCT includes these proteins:
- a CDS encoding DUF192 domain-containing protein; amino-acid sequence: MVRRGADLVVSHLRVADWFLPRLVGLGWIREFPQGHGLLIEPCNSIHTLWPAFAIDVVFLSPEGRIVRTFPGVKPMRVRAALDAHSVLELPAGTIDRFGLQPGQTLEIER